ACCCGGCCACCGGTGCCGTCTCGGCCGGCGACGGCGACGGACTGCGGCCACTCGACCCGGCCGAGGTCACCGTCGCCGCGGGCGGGCGGGTCACCGAAGCGCGGGGCTACACGGTCCTCAACGTCGGGCAGGCAAGCCTCCGCAGCCAGGAGATCACCGACCTCGTGGTGCCGACCGCCGGGGGCGCGCTGCGCTCCTCCGGCCTGTCCCGCGCCTACCAGGGCACGGCGGTCCGGGCGTACGACGCCGACTGCGACTGCGTCCGCGACACCGAGACCGGGCGGGTCTACCCCGCCGACGCCGAACTCGGCTCCTTCGTCGCCGCCGACGGTGAACGGCTGGCCCAGGGCTGGCAGGTGGGCGTCGGGCTGCGCAACTTCACCCGGGTGCTCACCGACCCGGCCATCTCCGGCCCGTTCTTCGGCACGCTGGTCTGGAACTTCGCCTTCGCCGTCGGCTCGACCGGGGGCACCTTCCTGCTCGGCATGTTCATCGCGTTGGCGCTGCACTCGCCCCGGATGCGGGGCACCAACCTGTACCGGGTGCTGCTGATCCTGCCGTACGCCATGCCGTCGTTCGCGATGCTGCTGATCTGGCGGGACATGTTCAACACCGACTTCGGCCTGATCAACAACGTCTTCGGGCTGGGCGTGGACTGGTTCGGCGGCGAGTGGACCGCCCGGTTCGCGGTGATCCTGGTGCAGCTCTGGCTCGGCTACCCGTACATGTTCCTGGTGGCCACCGGCGCGTTGCAGGCGATCCCGCGCGAGCTGACCGAGGCGACCAGCGTGGACGGGGCCTCACCCTGGCAGTCGTTCCGGGCGGTCACCCTGCCGCTGCTGCTGGTCGCGCTCTCCCCGCTGCTGATCGCGTCGTTCGCGTTCAACTTCAACAACTTCAACGCGATCTACCTGACCACCGAGGGTGCGCCCTTCCCGGCGGACAACCCGACGAACGGCGCCACCGACCTGCTGATCACCTACACCTACCGGTTGGCGTTCGGCGCGCAGGGCGCGGAGTTCGGGTTCGCGGCGGCGATCTCGCTGTTCATCTTCACCATCGTGGCGGTGGTCTCCGCGGTGAGCTTCCGCCGCACCCGCAAGCAGGAAGAGGTGTACGCATGACCACGCGCTGGTTCACCCGGGTCGGCTGGCGGCACCTGGTAGGCGTACTCGCGGTGGGGTTCAGTCTCTTCCCGATCCTGTTCGTCTTCTCCGCCGCGCTCAACCCGCAGGGCACCCTCTCCTCCACCACGCTGGTGCCCACCGACGGGCTCTCGCTGGCAAACGTCGGCGAGCTGTTCGAGCGCACCGCGTTCGGCAGGTGGTTCGTCAACTCGCTGCTGATCGCCGGGCTCGCCTCGTTCGCCTCGGTCTTCCTCTCCTCGCTGGCCGCGTACGCCTTCAGCCGGATGCGCTTCGCCGGGCGGCGGGTGGGGCTGCTCGCGCTGCTGCTGATCCAGATGTTCCCGCAGTTCCTGGCGATCGTGGCGATCTTCCTGATCTTCGGCACGATCACCGACCTCTGGCCCGCCATCGGCTTCAACACCCCGTGGGGGCTGCTGCTGCTCTACCTCGGTGGCGCGCTCGGGGTGAACACCTGGCTGATGAAGGGCTTCTTCGACACCCTGCCGAGGGAACTGGACGAGTCGGCCACCATGGACGGGGCCACCCACGCCCAGGTCTTCTTCCGGATCATGCTGCCGCTGGTGGCCCCGATCCTGGCGGTCACCGGCCTGCTCGCCTTCATCAGCACGATCAACGAGTTCCTGATGGCGAACGTCTTCCTCACCAGCACCGACTCGAAGACCCTGGCCGTCGGCATGTACGGGATGTTGCAGGGCAACGAGCGCAACAACAACTTCGGCATCTTCGCGGTGGCCACCCTGCTCACCGCGATCCCCACCGTGCTGGTCTTCCAGTTCCTCCAGCGCTACATCGTCTCCGGGCTGACCTCCGGGGCGGTGAAGGGATGAGGCCGCACCACGACGGGTCCGCGCTGTACGTACCGGAGCAGGCCCCGGCCCTCGGTGACACCGTGAGCGTCTTCGTCCGGGTCCCCGCCGACGACGACGTGCGCACCGTGCACGTGCGGACGACCCCGGACGGGGAGCCGAAGTTCGCCGAGGCGGTCCTCGACCGGCGTACCGGCGACGAACTCTGGTACCGGGCGGAGGTACCGGTCCGCAACCCGGTCAGCAGGTACCGGTTCCTGCTCAGCGGCCGGGGCACCCGCCGGTGGCTCGACGCCGCCGGGGTGCACGACCACGACGTGCCGGACGCCGGGGACTTCCGGCTGGTGGCGTACGACCCGCCGCCGGCCTGGGTGCGCGACGCCGTGGTGTACCAGATCTTCCCGGACCGGTTCGCCAGGTCCGCCGCCGCCGACACCCGGACCGTCCCGGACTGGGCGATCGGCTGCGACTGGGACACCCCGGTCGTCGGGTACGGCCCGCAGACGCCCCGCCAGTTCTACGGCGGTGACCTGGACGGGATCACCGAACGCCTGGACCACCTGGACCGGCTCGGGGTGAACACCGTCTACCTCACCCCGGTCTTCCCGGCCCGCTCCAACCACCGGTACGACGCGGCCAGCTTCGACCACGTCGACCCGCTGCTCGGCGGGGACGCGGCGCTGGCCCGGCTCGCCGCGGCGGTGCACGCCCGGGGTTGGCGGCTGATCGGCGACATCACCAGCAACCACACCGGGGACGCGCACGAGTGGTTCACCTCGGCACGCGACGGGTCCGCCGCCGAACGCGAGCTGTACTACTTCGACGCCGCCGGTGACTACGAGTCCTGGAACGGGGTCCGGTCGCTGCCCAAGCTGAACTGGGGCAGCGCCGAACTGCGCCGCCGGTTCGCCACCGCCGACGACTCGCTGCTGCGCCGCTGGCTGCGCCCGCCGTACGGGCTGGACGGGTGGCGGGTCGACGTGGCCAACATGACCGGCCGGCGGGGGCGGGACGCGTACACCCACGAGGTGGCCGCCCTGCTGCGCCGGACCGTCGCCGAGACCCGACCGGACGCGCTGGTGGTCGGCGAACACGGCCACGACCACACCGGTGACCTGGACGCCGACGGGTGGCAGGGCACCATGAACTACGTAGGCTTCACCGACCCGGTCTGGTCCTGGCTCAAGCACGGCGACGAGCCGGTGCCGAACTTCCTGGGCACCCCGGGCGGGGTGGTGCGGCGGTCCGCGCCGGAGGTGCTGGCCACCATGGACGTCTTCCGGTCGCTGGTGTCGTGGCGGGCCTACACCCACTCCTGGCAGCTGCTCTCCTCGCACGACTCGGCCCGGATCCGGACCGTGGTCGGCGACGCCGCCCGCCACGAGGTCGCCGCCGGACTGCTGGCCACCATGCCCGGTACGCCGATGGTCTTCGCCGGGGACGAGTGGGGGTTGACCGGCGGCAACGGCGAGGGATCGCGTACCCCGATGCCCTGGCACCGGCCGCAGGACGTCGACCAGGGCACGTTCGCGGCGTACCGGTCGCTGTTGGCGCTGCGGCGCGACGAGCCGGCGCTGCGCCACGGTGGCCTGCGCCGGGTGTACGCCGACGCGGACACCCTGGTCTTCCTGCGGGAGTCGCCGGCCGGGTCGGTGCTGGTGCTGGCCCGTCGGGCGGCCGGGCGGCCGGTCCGGCTGGTCGGGCTGCCGGCCGCCACCAACCGGTACGGCGGCGCACCGGACCTGCGTCCGGACGCCACCGGCGCGCTCGTGCTGCCCGCCGACGGCCCCACGTTCCAGGTCTGGCGACTCGGCTGACACTGGTCTCCCCGGCCCGGCGACTCGTCGTCGCGGCCGGGGTGCACCGGCTCAGCCGGCCAGGGCTTCCTTCATACGCTGGATCTCCACCGCCTGCTCCAGGGCGACGCTGGTGGCCGACTCGTTGACGATCGGGTCCACCCCGAGGGTCTGGGCCTGTTCGGCCATGGTGATCGCGCCCTGGTGGTGGTTGGTCATCATGTCGACGAACCGTTTGTCGAAGTCGGCGCCCCGGGCGTTCTCCAATGCCTTCAGCGCCTCCGCCGACTGCATCCCGGCCATGTCGTGTCCGTGCTGGTCACCGGCGGTGTCACGGGTGAGTCCCTTGGCCGCCAGCCAGCTCTCCAGCGCCTTGATCTCCGGGCCCTGGGCGGCCAGGATCCGGTCGGCGATCAGGGCGATCTGCTGGTTGCCGGCGCGCTCGGGGGCGAGCCGGGCCATCACCAGGGCCTGCTCGTGGTGCGGGATCATCATGGTGACGAAGCGGACGTCGGCCGCGTTGTAGGTGGCGGCCGGCCGGGGTGTGTACTCGTTGGACGGCACCTGCCGGGCGGTCTCGCCGGGGCGACCCGGCACCAGCACCGGTGCGGTGGAGTCCGGCAGACCGGGCAGGTCGATGGGGTCCGGGCTGGCGGCGGCGCTCGCCGTCGGCTCGGGATCGTCGTCGCCGGCCAGCCCGACGGCCACCGCGACTCCGGCCACCAGCACGCCGACGACGGCCAGCTCCACCAGCGCGATTCCCCGCCACCGGCGGGAACGTCCCCGGATCCGTTCGCCTAGCACAACCCGTCTCCTGCCGCTGACCCATGGTTGGCCGGGATCGTAGCGTGGCCTGGCCTGGGCTGGAAGGCCACCGGAAGCGATTTGGACGGTTACTCCGACCTGCGGTTTTTGTTCAACCCTTCGGGTGAGGGGCGTTACTTGATCGTTACCTGGTCCGGTTCCCGGATGTGATGCAGATCACAATCTCCTGGTGGGGGGCGCGATATGGTCCCGCTACCTCTCCGACCCATCCCCCGCAGAAGGGTGTCACTAGATGTTCAGAAGAACCCCACAAGGGACGCGGAGGCTCGGGGCCATCAGCCTTGCCGCCAGCACCCTCCTGCTCCTCACCACTGTGGCCGGTGCCCCCGCCAGCGCCGCCGCGGTCGAGGAGGCCGCCGACCCGGGCTACGTGATCCCCGGGGTCGACGAGATCTCGATGAGCAGCAACTTCCGGACCATCGCGAACCTGCCCAAGTCCGGCGCCTTCGGGGCGGAGTCCGCCTACAACACCGACATCGCCTTCCAGGGCAACTACGCGTTCGTCGGCAACTACGACGGGTTCACCACCTACGACATCAGCAAGCCGCGGAACCCGAAGGTCGTCAGCCAGGTCGTCTGTCCCGGCGCGCAGAACGACATCACTATCTACGGCAACCTGCTGTTCCTGTCGGTCGACTCGTCGCGCAACGACGACTCGTGCAACAGCGTCGCCCAGTCCGCCTCGATCAAGAGTTCGTGGGAGGGCATCCGGATCTTCGACGTCAGCAACAAGGTCAGCCCGACCTACGTCAAGGCCATCGAGACCGACTGCGGCTCGCACACCCACACCCTGGTCCCCGCCAAGACCAAGGACAAGGTGTACGTCTACGTCCAGTCGTACAGCCCGAACGCGAACTTCCCGGACTGCCAGCCGCCGCACGACAAGCTGTCGATCATCGAGGTGCCGCTGAACGACCCGACCAACGCGTCGGTGGTGGCCACCCCGAACCTCTTCCCGGACACCCTCGGGGCGACCTCGACCAGCGGCTGCCACGACGTCACCGTCTACGCGGAGCTGGACCTGGCCGCCGGCGCCTGCATGGGTGACGGTGTGCTGATGGACATCTCCGACCGGACCAACCCGGTCGTGCTCAGCCGGGTGCGGGACACCAACTTCGCCTTCTGGCACTCCGCCACGTTCAACAACAACGGCAAGAAGGTCATCTTCACCGACGAGCTGGGCGGCGGTGGCGCGGCCACCTGCAACCCGACCATCGGCCCGAAGCGCGGCGCGAACGCCCTCTTCGACATCGAGGGTGCCGGTGCCGACCGCAAGCTGGTCTTCAAGAGCTACTTCAAGATCCCGCGCGAGAACAAGAGCACCGAGAACTGCGTGGCCCACAACGGCTCGCTGATCCCGGCCATGGGCCGCGACATCATGGTCCAGGCCTGGTACCAGGGTGGCATCTCGGTCTTCGACTTCACCGACTCCAGCAACCCGAAGGAGATCGGTTTCTGGGAGCGGGGCCCGCTCTCGGACGCCCGCCTGGTCCTCGGCGGCTCCTGGTCGGCGTACTACCACAACGGCTTCATCTACTCGTCCGACATCCAGAAGGGCTTCGACGTCCTGAAGATCGCGGACGGCCGGACGAACAACGCCGAGGCCGTGGTCGTGGCCAACGAGAGCAACGTGCAGAGCCAGGTCAGCTTCCCGGACTGTACCCAGGTGCTGACCACCCGGGTCAACAGCGGCCTGAACATCAAGTCCGGCACCACCTGCCTGGACCGCGCCACGGTCAACGGGACCATCAAGGTCCACCCCGGGGCCAGCCTGATCGTCTACAAGGGCGAGATCAACGGTGAGGTCAACGCCAACGGGGCCGAGCTGGTCTCGCTCTTCGAGAGCACCGTCAACGGCGGCGTGAAGGCCGTCGGTGCCAAGACCACGATCAAGAACACCACGGTCACCGGCAAGATCAAGCTCAGCTAGTACGCCCCGCGCCACCGCCTCGGCGGTGCGGTCCGCACGTCACGACGCCCGGCCGGACCCCTTCCCGGCCGGGCGTTGCCGTACCGCGCAGTGGGGTATGCGGGACGATGAGCCCGGTGCCGATCCCGCGCACCGCCCGAGAGATCGAGGACGATCTCGTCCGGCGCATCGCCGCAGGCGAGTTCCCGCGGGGTTCCCGCCTGCCCACGTACGACGCCCTGGCCGCCGAGTACGGCTCGGCCCGGCGCACGGTGGCGCGAGCCCTGGACGCACGCAGGTCGCGTGGCGTCGTGGTGGGCGTACCCGGCTCCGGCAGCTACCTCTCGGAGGCCTAGCTCCGCCCCGCGCGCCCCACCCGACAACGCTGGATCGGGGAAACAGTGGCATCCCGGCGGGCCGAGGCCACCATTTCCTGGATCGTGTGGCGCGGCGGTGGCGCGGCGTGGCGGTGGCGGCGTGGCGGGGCGGCGCGAGCGCGGTGAGCCCGTGGAGATCACGGAACGGGCTCGGTCGGCGGGCCGTCTACTACGCGGCGTCGTTGATGGGGCAGGATGGTCGCCATGGAAGCTCTTCGGCTGGTACTTCTCTATCTGCACCTGATCGGTTTCGCGCTGCTGCTCGGCGGTGCGATCGCCCAGTACGTCGGCGGTCGGCTGCGGATCAACGCGGCGATGCTCTGGGGCGCGGTGATCCAGTTGGTCACCGGCATCGGGCTCTCCGCGCCGCTGCGCGACGGGGACGAGCCGGCGCCGGCGAAGCTTGTTACCAAACTGGTGCTCGCGCTGCTGATCTTTGTCATGGTCTTCTTCTCCCGCAAGCGGGACTCGGTCGCCCGGGGCCACTTCCTCGCGATCATCGGGTTGACCCTGGTCAACGCGGCGGTGGCGGTCTTCTGGCGGTGACCCGCAGCCGGTGTGGACCGGCTGGTGAAGCGAGTGTCGACCGGCCGATGACGGACCCGGTAAGTGATTTGTCCCACCCAAGGGTTACGTAGCGGTAACAAGGGTTCAACAGTCGTGCACGATTGTCGGCCGGTGGGTGGACGCGGGCGTACGCTTCGCGTCCGTAACGTGGGAGACCGGCGGCAAGGCGCAGGTCCTCCCCAAGGGCAGCCACCGCTTCTGGCGCGGTGTGCAATGGGAAGGGAGACGTCTTGCGCTCTGTGCGTGGGATGCGGATCGCCTCCGTCGTGGCGACGGGTGGGCTCGTGTTGGGTGCCGCCGTGGCGTGCGGCGAGGCACCCGAGGAGAACAACAGCGCCGGCAGCGGTGAGACGAAGTACACGGCCTGCATGGTGACCGACGTCGGCGGCATCGACGACAAGTCCTTCAACGCCTCGGCGTGGAAGGGCCTGGAGGACGCCAAGGCCGAGAACGACAACATCGAGGTCAAGTACACCGCGTCGAAGGCCGAGGCGGACTACGAGGTCAACCTGACCGGGTACGTCAACCAGAAGTGCGACTTCATCCTGGCCGTCGGTGGCCTGATGGGTGATGCCACCTCCAAGATCGCCAAGGCGAACCCGAACCAGCAGTTCGGCATCGTCGACGCGAAGGTCCCCGAGACCAACGTCTACCCGATGCAGTTCGACACCGCCCAGGCCGGCTTCCTCGCCGGGTACCTGGCGGCCGGCATGAGCCAGTCGGGCACGGTGGGCACCTACGGCGGCCTGAAGATCCCGCCGGTGACCATCTTCATGGACGGGTACGCCGACGGCGTGGCCCACTACAACACCGCCAAGAGCAAGAGCGTCAAGGTCGTGGGCTGGAACAAGGAGACCCAGAACGGCTCCTTCACCAACGACTTCGTCAAGCAGGACGAGGGCAAGAAGGTGAGCGACGCGCTGGTCGCCCAGGGCGCGGACATCATCATGCCGGTCGCCGGCGGCGCGGGCCTCGGCACCACCGGTGCGGCCCAGGCCTCGGGCGGCAAGTACAACACCATCTGGGTGGACGTCGACGGCTGTGAGAGCACCCCGAACTGCCCGGCGATCATCACCACCGTGGTGAAGAACATCCCGGGCGCGGTCAAGGAGGCCGTCCTCAAGGCCGCCGGTGGCGAGCAGCTGGAGGTGAACCCGGGCTACCTGGGCACCCTGGCCAACGAGGGTGTCTCGATCGCCCCGTACCACGACTTCGACAGCAAGGTTCCGGCCGAGCTGAAGTCCGAGGTCGACAAGCTGAAGGCGGACATCTCCGCCGGCACCGTCAAGGTCACCTCGGCCGCGCAGCCGAAGTGACCCGGTCCGGCCGGCCACCGGTGATCGACTCACCGGTGGCCGGTCGGTTGGTACCCGGTTCCGGGCCGTCGGCCGGCTACGCTGCACCATCCCCCGCTCGCACGCCCCGGAGGTTGCGCTGAGACTCGAACTGCGCGGCATCACCAAGCGGTTCGGTGACCTGGTCGCCAACGACCACATCGACCTGACGGTGGAGCCAGGAGAGATCCACGCCCTGCTCGGCGAGAACGGCGCGGGCAAGTCCACCCTGATGAACGTGCTCTACGGGCTCTACCAGCCGGACGAGGGCGAGATCCTGGTCGACGGGAAGGCGCTGAGCCTCAAGGGTCCCGCCGACGCGATCGCGGCCGGCATCGGCATGGTGCACCAGCACTTCATGCTGGTACCGGTCTTCACCGTCACCGAGAACATCATGCTCGGTGCCGAGCAGGTCCGGGGCGGCGTCGCCGGGTTCCTCGACCGGCGGCGGGCCCGCCGCGAGGTCGCCGAGGTCTCCGAGCGGTACAACCTGCGGGTCGACCCGGACGCGGTGATCGAGGACCTGCCGGTCGGCATCCAGCAGCGGGTGGAGATCGTCAAGGCGCTCACCCGCGACGTCGACCTGCTTATCCTCGACGAGCCGACGGCGGTGCTCACCCCGCAGGAGACCGAGGAGCTGCTGACCGTGATGCGGTCGCTCAAGGCCGCCGGCAAGTCGATCGTCTTCATCACCCACAAGCTCGGCGAGGTCAAGGCGATCGCCGACCGGATCACCGTGATCCGGCGCGGCCGGACCGTCGGCACCGCCTCCCCCGAGGCGAGCCGGGACGAGCTGGCCGCGCTGATGGTCGGGCGCAGCGTCCGGCTCACCGTGGACAAGCAGCCGG
Above is a window of Micromonospora yangpuensis DNA encoding:
- a CDS encoding ABC transporter permease subunit, whose product is MRTSLSGPGSTSTTPGREPAGSRPTPGRRTARHDAPITPAGLAVKVILLGLTAGIAVWAAFPLVAAGAWVGLALLVATTAGLGYLYLGRRHVPAKYLVPGTLFLIAFQVLPVLYTASTSFTNFGDGHRGSKDEAIVAIQTASVRQVPGSTEYALTIATTGDPAGGPLVFLVTDPATGAVSAGDGDGLRPLDPAEVTVAAGGRVTEARGYTVLNVGQASLRSQEITDLVVPTAGGALRSSGLSRAYQGTAVRAYDADCDCVRDTETGRVYPADAELGSFVAADGERLAQGWQVGVGLRNFTRVLTDPAISGPFFGTLVWNFAFAVGSTGGTFLLGMFIALALHSPRMRGTNLYRVLLILPYAMPSFAMLLIWRDMFNTDFGLINNVFGLGVDWFGGEWTARFAVILVQLWLGYPYMFLVATGALQAIPRELTEATSVDGASPWQSFRAVTLPLLLVALSPLLIASFAFNFNNFNAIYLTTEGAPFPADNPTNGATDLLITYTYRLAFGAQGAEFGFAAAISLFIFTIVAVVSAVSFRRTRKQEEVYA
- a CDS encoding sugar ABC transporter permease, yielding MTTRWFTRVGWRHLVGVLAVGFSLFPILFVFSAALNPQGTLSSTTLVPTDGLSLANVGELFERTAFGRWFVNSLLIAGLASFASVFLSSLAAYAFSRMRFAGRRVGLLALLLIQMFPQFLAIVAIFLIFGTITDLWPAIGFNTPWGLLLLYLGGALGVNTWLMKGFFDTLPRELDESATMDGATHAQVFFRIMLPLVAPILAVTGLLAFISTINEFLMANVFLTSTDSKTLAVGMYGMLQGNERNNNFGIFAVATLLTAIPTVLVFQFLQRYIVSGLTSGAVKG
- a CDS encoding alpha-amylase family glycosyl hydrolase; this encodes MRPHHDGSALYVPEQAPALGDTVSVFVRVPADDDVRTVHVRTTPDGEPKFAEAVLDRRTGDELWYRAEVPVRNPVSRYRFLLSGRGTRRWLDAAGVHDHDVPDAGDFRLVAYDPPPAWVRDAVVYQIFPDRFARSAAADTRTVPDWAIGCDWDTPVVGYGPQTPRQFYGGDLDGITERLDHLDRLGVNTVYLTPVFPARSNHRYDAASFDHVDPLLGGDAALARLAAAVHARGWRLIGDITSNHTGDAHEWFTSARDGSAAERELYYFDAAGDYESWNGVRSLPKLNWGSAELRRRFATADDSLLRRWLRPPYGLDGWRVDVANMTGRRGRDAYTHEVAALLRRTVAETRPDALVVGEHGHDHTGDLDADGWQGTMNYVGFTDPVWSWLKHGDEPVPNFLGTPGGVVRRSAPEVLATMDVFRSLVSWRAYTHSWQLLSSHDSARIRTVVGDAARHEVAAGLLATMPGTPMVFAGDEWGLTGGNGEGSRTPMPWHRPQDVDQGTFAAYRSLLALRRDEPALRHGGLRRVYADADTLVFLRESPAGSVLVLARRAAGRPVRLVGLPAATNRYGGAPDLRPDATGALVLPADGPTFQVWRLG
- a CDS encoding DUF305 domain-containing protein, encoding MLGERIRGRSRRWRGIALVELAVVGVLVAGVAVAVGLAGDDDPEPTASAAASPDPIDLPGLPDSTAPVLVPGRPGETARQVPSNEYTPRPAATYNAADVRFVTMMIPHHEQALVMARLAPERAGNQQIALIADRILAAQGPEIKALESWLAAKGLTRDTAGDQHGHDMAGMQSAEALKALENARGADFDKRFVDMMTNHHQGAITMAEQAQTLGVDPIVNESATSVALEQAVEIQRMKEALAG
- a CDS encoding GntR family transcriptional regulator, yielding MSPVPIPRTAREIEDDLVRRIAAGEFPRGSRLPTYDALAAEYGSARRTVARALDARRSRGVVVGVPGSGSYLSEA
- a CDS encoding BMP family lipoprotein, which produces MRIASVVATGGLVLGAAVACGEAPEENNSAGSGETKYTACMVTDVGGIDDKSFNASAWKGLEDAKAENDNIEVKYTASKAEADYEVNLTGYVNQKCDFILAVGGLMGDATSKIAKANPNQQFGIVDAKVPETNVYPMQFDTAQAGFLAGYLAAGMSQSGTVGTYGGLKIPPVTIFMDGYADGVAHYNTAKSKSVKVVGWNKETQNGSFTNDFVKQDEGKKVSDALVAQGADIIMPVAGGAGLGTTGAAQASGGKYNTIWVDVDGCESTPNCPAIITTVVKNIPGAVKEAVLKAAGGEQLEVNPGYLGTLANEGVSIAPYHDFDSKVPAELKSEVDKLKADISAGTVKVTSAAQPK